GTCGCGAAATGATGAGAGATCGGCACGAGGGAAACGTAACGCGCGCACACAAAACTTGGTTCTCTATAGGCGTGTACGGGGCACGGGCGCGCAAAGTCGCAAAGCATCTGCAGACGGTACAGAGGTGTCTGTTGACGGGTTGACGCACCAAGCGTTGTAAATATGGCGAATGATGCTACGTCTTTAGTCAAGCGCGAGACTAAATCTCGATTCATCACTAATTTGGATTTTCACCGAGATTATCAATCTAcctaaattgatttaaaattgcaaCTGATAATTACGAAATTCTAACTAGTCGGTAAAACGTTTTACGAATACTCTCCATAAATTATTGACGCAACTCGATCATTCTCGCGATTGATTTGAACATTCCAACAGCCTCGTTCAAATTAAGGCGTTAAAAGGTTGCCTCGCGAGTAAAATTTTTGTGCAAAGGATAATGGAACAGAgacttgatatttttattcaaattttttgtatttcgataattcctatataatatttcaattctgACTAATATAGTCGACCGACGTTTCATTTACTTGATGAcggaaaaattcttttaatgtaCTGCATGCGAAAATAAAAGCTAGGtacgaatatacatatacatacatacatacatacaaagttaataatgaaaagaaaaaagaacaatagaaaggaaaagaaaacaaatatcacaagtataaaaatatgaaatatatgtatttaaacaaaatcaaTAAAGTTTACGAGTTAATATACGTTCTGATGTATACCGAGTAACAAGCGAAAAAGGTTGACTACGTTAAAATAGTTGACTGTTAATACACACaaactattaatatatttaaatttttcattttttgtcaatttttgtaaaatattgattttagtATCGCTCTATGAGCGATCTCATCAGATAATCGTTTTTGCTCATAGATTTTGAATAaagttttttgaaaaaagtctataataaatctttgatATTGATTGAAActcaagaattttttgtatatacgcGTCTCATTATTCAGATCTAATTCCGCCGATACGGGATAGTAATCGAGACAGGAAAATAATGTAGGTTTGCTCAAACAAGCACTCAATGATTGAAATACAAATGCAATAATTTCCTAATAAGAGATATTCCAACGTGAAGGAGTAACCTTcggtttattaatatttgcgcGTGACAAAAGGGCAAACACGAACGTCGCGTATATAGAATGGCGTAGATCATGCGCGTTTTTATGCCGTCTATATGGTCCGCGAAGCCAACGCTTCAAGTTCAAGCTTAAAGGAAGAGTCGATGATGCGTTTAATGCGACATATGTAACACATATGTTGTGTCCATCGGGTAACCATAGCAATTCCGAAAGCCTCGACATTCCACCGCTCGGCCATTTCCACCCCCGCGATGGGTGAAATCttcgcccccccccctcccccgaaGGCGAAGGTAATGCACATGTACACCCTCGTAGAATGTGTGCGATCACGTAGATAAGGGACATACGTGCGATATGTACGCGATATATAAGTATCCTGTTGTCCTCTGTGGTCAGTACATCTCACACCACCGTCGCGAATCGAGGACGATTCGATCGAGGACGATTTGTTCACGCTAATTCGTGTTCTCCAACAGTTCAAAAAGACCAAAAGATATAACGAACGCGCGCGTACTTCAGTATTCAAATCcgaaatctattttaattccGAAATCGTCGAGTTAGCTGCTCGTCACAACCAGCGATTTAAAGAGAGATATAAAggagaaaaagtaaataaaattttaatagtaattttgAAAAGTATTGTTAAAACTCGAGGATATTGAAAGATGACAAGTTGAAGGAATAACGAAGGCAAATAGTGGATGACAATGTGTAAAAACGATTAATCTAAATGTGTCGAATCCGTAAAGTAGCAAATGCACTCGATACCAACGATCATGTTCCGCATAAAAACATCTTCGAGGTGATTAAATGAACGAGGCTTCTTTCAAGTGTCTTCTCTCTCGTACCTCTATAAGGGCATTTCGAGTACAAAACCAAAACGTTGACCGCACCACCGCGTTTCTTCGAGCGAGGTTGATTCGTGCTCCATTCATAATTGAACGACTGTTCAACCGATGCGAGGTCACCGCCGCGACCAAGCTATCGACACTGATCAATGCTCGTTTTCTTAACTGCGCGATTAACTATCAGACGTGATCAAGGAAGCTCGCCGGAAGTGTCTGCGGTAGCGTTTCGACGGATATCTAAACGGCGCTACGGGCGTTACGGAAATATCAAATTCCGTCCCGAAATGATTCTTGTGGGAAATGAAGAACGCTTCTCGattcgtcgcgcgtcgcgcgctgATCGGTAAATGATCGTTTTGGAACAATCACCGTGAAAAATCGTTGTTTTCgacaagagaaaaaatgttatcgGACCAATCGACCACTGCTCCGAACACTGTCCATCGGAAGTCTTCCGGTCTTCGCGAACGtacttaattaaaagaaacacGAAGAGATCGACATGGATGATAAGAAGCTGCAAGTAGACGATGACAGCCAGGTATACTTAGCACCGTTCCAAAAATCGGTTTTGCATCCCGCGCATGTGAGAATATTTCTCATAGTGAGTTATCGCTtagtaatatacatatatataaatatgccaAGTACTACATCCCCGAAGTGTGTAGCACGagcacatatatgtatatagagaattaaaatgaaaaatgaatgATAACGCGAAACATTTACGTGTTTACGAGTTTACGTTCGCGCTTCGAgaatatctaattgtaagtgatcGTCATCTGAACGGAAAGGATGCACGTATCTTAATAATACATCTAAACATTCTAAACAACTCGGATCGATATCTGCATCTGTCATCTCATCAAGGGGCAAGGCCTAAAGTACTCATTATCTCGAATCTATCTCGTCGAGTCTAATTACTGGCGTAATTACCGTAATACGCTGTTCCTTTTTCGCTGCGTAGTACACTTTTTCGTTAGCGAGAACTCATgttgattttttatgtttaaaggTGATTAAGATATCGATCCTCTGCTCCATTTTATTCTTCGCGAACTAATTTCTGTCTTTTGCTCGCACCGTGTGCGTCACCACACACCGATTCCATTATCAGATTAAAGCACCGATAATATGACTTTTTGCGACATTTTTTATGACCGAGACGAGGATATGAATAGGACACACGAGCTAGCGGAGGTAATGATGATCCATTGGAAAAGCTCTGTAAGCTTTGTCTGAATAATTTTAGCCAAACCACCACGTTCGAAGGCCTAGCAGTTGGGGCACTTTTCTTCATCCCGACGATAATAGCCCAGTCGAGCATCAATTCAACGACGAGAAATCGAGCGGCTCTGGAAACAGCTCTCGCGCGTCCTCGGCTAAATCGGCCAGGACCTACAATGGGTCTCGCAATGCGCCGAAATCTGCGGAATTGATCTCGTCCGTCTACTCCAATAGAGACATCATTTGTGAGCCCGACAAAAACGGCTCGCTGCCCGGTGAAACGCCGGCGAGTGTCAAGAGAAAATTGTCGAGAGCCAGCGCGGTGTATCCATCTGGAACGAATTTAATCGCGCAGGATGCCTTCGgtaagaattaatttagtGTTTAATCGAACCACGCGCTATAAGCAACGGCGGGATTTAATTTCAAGGCCGATGCACGGCTGACGCGGTACGTTCGATATCGAACGATCTCGATGTCAACGGTTTCCAGTTTCTCCGAGCTTTAACCACGTGAGGCATGAGATTCCACGTTTGCTCGACAATATGGGAAAGTTAATTTTACCTACAATCGCGTTATATAACGTTTTAATAATACGGAATTTGTTAGACACATAAGCTGGGTGCTCGATACGACATACGACCTACgcgacatatatgtatagatgtATAGAAAGAATAAAACGAGTCTCTCGTGGAAACCCGCGGTTGTCTATAACAGCAATAAAGCTATGTCAGTAAACCTCGATCAATATGCGTACGAATGTCAACGTGTCACGAATATCggatattaataatgcaacgTTTGACTCGGCTTTATCACCGTACGAATGCGCGCTCTAACTTCCTGGTTACTAACTTTTTGCTCTTTTTCGTAATACCATCCTACTTTTGCGAAACTATGCCGcgaaattatagatattattgtaAGGATGCTTTCAAGGTGAAGCAAATCGCGCGCAATGGGGCTTAAAGAACATTTACAATATGTATACGTTGTTATCAATTTTCGCTATAATTTGCCAAGTAAACGCCGCGGCATTTCCAACGAAATTATTAGACAAATGTTAACGCGGTTACGTCAACGCAAAATGAGCCGCAAACGCGtactaaagattataataattctgttGAAACTGAGCAAGGTCCCAAACTCACGGCACCCACCTCTCCGGAAATTAACCCTTCGCTACCGGAAACGCCAGTTTCGCTTGATTTCGCCGAAACCACCGGGGATTCGTTGCCGCCGAAAGAAACGGGAATCGATCCCGAACTACTTTATTTTCGGTGAGTAATTGTCTACCACGGCGATATGTCACGAGTTATTTTGGTTCACCCTCGTTTGCGCTTTAGACAATTAAGTGACgagacatatacatatatatagacgGACATAGGCACTCAGTTTCTCGTTTCTATTATTACAAGCTTAATACAATTATCTAGAATGTTAGCgattgttttatcatttttttatcgttactTGATGCACAAGGGGAAAGACCAACTCGGGGATAGAAAATGCGAAGGGCGTTTATTTCGGAGGTGCCTTATTTTTAGAAACTACTCAATATAAAACATGCATATGCGAGACGAAGCATTGTTATCAAAATTGGTTCACCTTTTTTAATGTTtcgcgattaattatttattaatcgactcgatttaattttagCGACGGCCAACGAAGAATCGATATAGTGTTAGTCTACCAGGAAGAGAACGAAGGAGTAATGACTGAATTAGAAGCTCGTCGGCGAGAACAGAGACGAGTATTTCAACAGAATCTTTTGAAAGAAGGTCTGCAACTAGAGCTCGAGCCAAAAGAGAGCTCATTTGACGGAAAAAcgtatttcttaaaattacatataccTTGGAAAATCAAAGTGCAATACGCCGAAATAATGAGTCTAAAACTACCCACAAAGAGATTCAGAACGATCCCTATGAAAACTTGGGTACGTCTTTTACGAAAACCAGACATACATTAGGCATGTTCTATAGGTGTCGTATTCTATACCACGTAAATAATATCcgaattaaaacaaaaaacagGATACAGACGGTACCAAAGAAGTATCGAAATTCTGGGCGCGATGGGCGCGGTGGTCCAAATGGATACATAAAATTCATACTTGGGATACGTCGAAATATCCCGAGGAACCACATTTTTATGACTACATAGATTCCGGCGATCGTGAGgaaaggtatttaaataatgcgaaattattatcgtatatatacatatatatatatatatatatatatatatatatacatatatatatatatatatatatatatatagagagagagagagctataTATGCTATCGTCGAACTTGATTATCCTTGATTAACCTTGATGTTTGGCAGGTTTATCGTAAAGGAAAGGGATAATGCTTATACGCCCGCTCAGAGATCGTTAATAGTGATGCAGATATTATTGCGAGCGAGATACGACGAGAACCATGAAAAATCTGGTATTCGTAGGCTTTTAGCGGACGGAACGTATGTCGATTGTTTTCCTTTGCACGAGGGTCCTTATAATAAACCTATGCGCAACGGAGAGATTCTTGATAGATACCTGTTGTACTTAATATGGGCAAGACCCGCGCAATggtagtaaaaaatattactttgagTGTTCAATgttgcataataaaatatttgagatttttttcatACATCTTTATAGGTATAAGAAACAGCCGTTATGGTTAATAAGACGATATTTTGGCGAGAAAATCGCTCTTTACTTCGCGTGGCTAGGATTTTACACGAAATGCTTATATCCACCAGCAGTGGTAGGACTTTTATGCTTCGTTTACGGTCTTGGAAGCATGGAGGGTGAAGACAATATTCCCAGCAAAGAAATATGCAATTCTAATATAGCTGGTAAATATTCGtcattgcaatatttttgtacaataaaaGTCTCGCAAACtctctcgaaaaattattctgcaatgtctataatatttttaattttatgtaacgcAACATTTCAGGAAATATTACTTTGTGTCCTCTTTGTGATAGAGCATGTAACTATCAAAAACTCGGCGATTCCTGTATATTCTCGAAGTTGACTTACTTATTTGACAATCCCGCGACTGTCTTCTTCGCTATTTTTATGTCTTTCTGGGGTAAGATTTGAAATAGAGTTAAATACCTGCTTCCACACAATCGTGCGTATCTACGCACGTTTTAACGTGTTCGCTTTAATTTGTCCGACATTGCTGTAATAGCTACCACGTTTCTCGAGCTATGGAAACGGCGACAAGCCGTGCTCGTTTGGGAATGGGATCTTCAAAACGCCGAATACGACGAAGAGCCCAGACCTGAATTCGAGACGTCTGTTAAAACGTTCCGGATAAATCCCGTAACGAAGGAAAAAGAACCGTATTTACCCGCGTGGTCTAAAGCCGTTCGATATTTGGCTACTGGCTCAATAGTATTTTTTATGGTAATTATATCACGCATTTCCATTTTCTTCGACATGCAATATTTCGTCATAGATTATATTATCGTTGATACTTTTTTGCGCAGATATGCGTAGTCCTCGGAGCGGTTTTAGGGACGATAGTGTATCGCATTTCGTTGGTTGCCGTCTTTTACGGTGCAAGCGgtagttttttaaaaagacaCGCGAAAATATTCACTTCCATAACCGCCGCCCTCATTAACTtggtaataataatgatactCACGCGAATATATCATCGGCTGGCTCGTTGGATGGTCAATATGGAAAATCCGAGAACGCAGACGGAATACGAGGCCagttatacatttaaaatctttttattcgaGTTCGTCAACTTTTACTCTTCTTTGATTTACATCGccttttttaaggtataaggtatattattaacatatgaCATTGCGACACGAACACTGCTGTTTGAGCTTCAGTTCGAGCATCatcgttaatttattttagggGAGATTTTTCGTCCATCCTGGCGATGCAGATGCGAGAGCCTCGGAATTTTACCGTATTAAAACGGACGTATGCGATCCCGCTGGTTGCCTTTCGGAAGTCTGTATTCAACTTGCGATTATAATGGTCGGTAAGCAATGCTTCAATAATTTTGTCGAAATCTTATCGCCGAAATTGTGGAATTGGTGGCGCAAGAGAACGCAAGTCGCGGCGACAAAGAACCATGATAGAAGATACACCTGTTGGGAGAAAGATTATCAGCTTCAAGACCCAGGAAGATTAGCTTTATTCGATGAATATTTAGAGATGAGTGAGTCACATATTATGCGTTTTACAGAGAGATACCTTTTTACAGATATCttttacagatatatttttgcctttttatgttatttatagtTCTGCAGTATGGATTTGTAACATTATTCGTAGCAGCGTTCCCATTAGCGCCTCTATTCGCTTTACTGAATAATATCGCTGAGATAAGATTAGACGCGTACAAAATGGTTAAGGAGGCTCGGAGACCGTTAGCCGAGCGAGTAGAAGATATTGGCGCTTGGTCCGGTATTCTTAGGGGTGTAACTTACGTGGCGGTGGTATCGAATGTACGCACGcacatataaacaaatttatcgaATCGCACAAGTCGCTCTAGCCCTCggttacaaaatatacatgttCCAGGCCTTTGTTATCGCGTACACATCCGACTTTATCCCACGAAGCGTGTACACGTTCGTTTATTCGCCCACTGAAGATTTGGTGGGTTACATCGATAGCTCTCTGTCAGAATTTAATACTTCCGATTATCGCGACGATATGAAGAGCGACATAGATGGCGAACATCCAGAGACGTGTCAGTACAGAGGCTACAGAAATGGTCCAGATCACTCTAATGATCCTTACGGACTTAGCCCACAGTACTGGCACGTTTTCGCCGCGCGTTTAGCTTTCGTCGTTGTCTTCGAGCACGTTGTAAGTCGACTCGTTcttttactaattaatatagagataataaattgattgttTCGATGGAGggaatactttttttttacaggttTTCGCACTTACCGGTATTATGAGTTACGTGATACCGGCTGTACCGCATTCTCTGACAACTCAGCTGCAACGCGAACGATTGATCGCTCAGGAAGAAAAGTacgaaaaggaaataaaagggaaagaagacgaagacgaTTTACTTTCGGTTTTAAGAGAGGCGGGAAGTATCGGTAGAGGAAGCTGGGCTAGACGATTCAGCAAATTGAGCGACGCTCTAGATACTCACGCTGATGTTAGGCATAGTAAACGCAGCGATAGCTCCACAGTATGGCAAGTCCCATAAAATCAAGCCAAATCTTCTCTATTATGTAAACATTTCCTATTTTCAGTATCATTTCCAaataacttatattatataagtccAAGTcctataataaatttacactTACGCTTTTCAACATTCTCGCCCCTAATTATTACCAGATGCACTGTAAAAAACGCAGATGtaaggtaaaaattacaaacatactgttacataatatacttttttattttacataatgccatattttttttcctagaaattattacaatctattatgtatatatatatatatatatagaatatatttataataatatacatgtattttctctctcctctctctctctcccccttctccctccctcttcctctctttctccctgtctctctccctttccctctcaatatatatatatattcatttcgGTACACGTCACTTTCTTACGTCTATTACTTTAAAATCTAAATGTCTAATtacattaacatattttttaatggaaactATATCACAGTTGTGTTTGAAGGAGAGACGGGGATTTAAAGGAAGGAAGCATTCAGGTAACTGATATTGAGCATAGTCTATTCGGTAAGATTGTAAAATATGGTGATCACAAAGCATTGGCTATTTCAAACAACAGActtgaaaatttatcaaaatagttgtcaaaattatcaaattaccacttaatatttttaatattttcatatttaatggtttatcataataaatacttaatctCAATCCATCAATCTATCAGaccttttttacaatttgtatGGCAAGGAAGATTTCAGCTTTTAATAACTTACCGAATGGACTAAGCAGCGactgaaaatgttttttttttttcaacaaagtaaaaaaataaaactgagaAGGGCAACACTTAACTAGGTCCGGGAGGagagttaaaattaaacatggTAGTAGGTGGACGTCCCGGTAAAGGTTTTGGTGGTAACCTCGGCGTCACTGATCCTGAAACGCAATAGtacgaaaataaatatccGTTATATGAACACATAATCCGTTATATAAACGCGACATAATATCTCACCGTTAGGCTGCGTTGGTGGAAGTTTTGTAGGGCTAGGGCTATTGAAAGACATATGTCTCCGCGGATGAACGATAGTACAGCATGTATTTTCTAACGTGGAATTTCGGCGAGTCAATAATGCCGAACTACTTGAGTTTAGCGTTGCTGGAAGTCGTGGTGGTAATGTTACAGGTCGTGGTGGTAACGGCGGTGGTGAGATATCATCTCTCGGAGGGAGAATTGGTGCGTTTGGAGCTTGTTTTGCCTAAAGTTGTTGAATCAAATTTCTTACTTTCTCGAAGAAAATCAATACTTGTTCTATTTTTCATGTATCTTGATGTGCAGAGATATTTCTACTctattaatgcaatatacgGAAATATAAATTCGATGCAATCTGTCGATAAATCTGAGATTATCCAATACagtaaatatcgatttttttttcactaattttatcgaataaacgaaaaataatttgatttaaatacaaCATTTTCCTTGAGAGGAAATCTaaattcgtaatatttttaaatcttgctAAGTACATAGAGATATCTCGGTATTGAATTTGAAAATTCTTCAAATTAAAtgaatcttattgttagttaatCTTGGAATCTTACTTGTTGTGGTGATCCGCTACATGAATTTTCTCGTGGTTTAGTTCGTGGTTTAGGTGGTAGAGGTGGTGGAAGTTGGCTAGGAGGTATATTGGGAGACGACGGTGTTGGTATTGCACTGGGGCTTCCACCTGGCAACGGTAGACACGTTGGAGCACTTATCATGCTATTTATAGTGTTTATATTAAAGCTGAAGTGATTACTTTGATGAAGGTAAGGAATCAAAGGTCCAGGAGATTGAGGGCTGCTACTCGATGAAGGAATCGAAATTGCTGACCCACTAGGTGGACTAGGTGATGCTGGAGGTGGCACAGGTGCTACGGAAAAATgacaaaagttatatattcatataattattgttaatacgtgatttaaatttagatgCATACCGAATATGACTGGCGCAAAAACGCTGAGATCCACTATGTGTGGAACTGTAATTTGTGATCCATGTGGAGGAGTTTCCGGTAATTCGTGGGGAAACGTGTCTGCTGAAGAATCGTGTAATCTTACGCTAGACGCTACCACATGTAACGGAGCTGGTAATCTTCCGCTTCTGGCTTTGATTCCTGGCGATTTCAAGTTCAATTCTGGCCATTTACGCGGCtgttgcaaaaatttaaaaatgtaaaacgtgAAAGACAATTTCGATATGCTGTATCAATGAAACGCTTACGAATCGTGGAGGTTGCCTGCATCCTCTTGGCTCAATTTCTAAACTTTTATTGTACAAATAATTGCTTATATCCGCATCTTTCATATTGGGATCAAAAGGACACAGGTTTTCAAGAAATTGTCTTATTCTAGACTCCACTAAAAGACAATAGGGTTGATTTTGATACTGCTGTATTTCACCAGTTATTTCCGCTACTTTTCGACGTttgctaaaattaataagcTCCGGACTTGCCGGTAAATAATCCGGATTTCCCTCTTCAATATGCAGAATATTAGTCAAGTACATACCTGAcaatgaaaaaagaatttaacttTCTGTCGTAATTCTCTGACAAGGGGTCATTATGTTGGTAATACTTACCAAAGAATGGTACGCAAGGTGGATTGATAGATCTTAATTTCTCTTGATACTTTCGAAAATGATCGTTGTTGAGCTCTCGTGCTTCTTCCAATGCTTTTTCTAATCGTGCTGGCAATTGCTATAAAAATAaccatgtaaaaaaatagtttgatacaagaattttgattttaattttatatatttgctcatacttgaaatgtaaattttaatctgaAAACCGACGCCGATCCCATAGCACTGATAACGGCCAAAACGCCGTTAAAATTATTGAGATCTTGCAACACCATCATTACTTCGATCGCACGTGATATAATGGCTAATCTCTCGTCGAAATTTTCAGCCTCTACTATTGTCTTTTCTAACCATCTTGTAAACTATTAAACCGcagtaaaaatcaaattagtGTCGCATAGTAACGTAACACAACAGGCATTTTATATCACGATATATTTACGATGACTTGAAATAAAAGCTTACATTTGTCGTATGTTTAATCATCTTCAACAGATTCGGTGATGTTTTTTCCTTATCCTTTTTTGTCCATACAGAGCCAACTAACTCGGAAGGTTTTACCGTTCTATACAGATCGAACTCCAATAGTGTTAATTGTCTCGCTAATTCGATAGGATGTAACTGTAATTTATAAGTTGATTCAGTAATGGTAATTTTggtaatgttaattaaatatcttgattGTATCAAGGTGTTGGggagatattataaaaaaaataaattaattaattaaagaagaaattatccGTATACCTGAAGTATTCCATATTCTTCCTCAGGAACTTTAAGATGCCACTCAATCGGTGGAGGAGATCGTTCAAAACTAAATGTGATGGGTCGTTGTTCCGACGGCTCGCATTTtctttgtacaatttttatcaccGAATCAACCCATTTCCGCATAGATTTACCGCTAACGGTATCCAAAAACAATTGCAATCTTTCTAAAAGATTTCTATCTCGTTCGAAATCGTAAAAATGATGATCCACCTAAGAAAATTcacgtaagaaaataaaactgcgAATAATGACATTGTAAGAGAATCtgtaaggaaaaattaaaaaatgttacaaaccCAGTGTCTTAAAACGTTCAAAACTCTAAATTGCACCGGTTGACAAAATTCTTTCCTATATCTTTTCCAATCTTCTCTAGCTATCTTACATACGGAAGGTTTGTCTTCTTCACCATAGACCAATGAAGGATCTGGTATATCGAATCTTTCTATTAGCAATGTTAACAATTCTTGAGGTGAGCAAAAACTCCTGTAAtcgttacaataaataaatcattaataaataatttatctcataTGTAAAAAGAATTGGTACAGTATGCTACCATTTTACTTACCTGTAAGTAGTAAGGAATGTTCTTACAAAAGCTGGATCAGCATATATGTGGTAAGTTAATCTCTCTACTAATTTTACCAAAGTTGCGCCCTTAATCAAGGGAACACCACCATTTTCCCTGGCCTccaaaacaatattttctgGACCATCTTGTTCAGTAAATTTATACAAGTGAGATGGAGGTAGCCTCAATGGGTGCTTTCTTTCCTCGTCCAAGAGGATACTATCTAAAGTTCTTTCCAACATACTTTTTGTATTCAACATCACTAAATCCGCCATCCAATTATTCTTGTCTTCGACAGATTTGGCAACAAGAATAACATTAGGGTGGTCCCTTGGTGCAATTTcaaaagcattttttaattctatgtaaaaaatattttaattaggaAGATTACAAACGTTAACACAAAATTACAATAGAGTTGTATATACGTTTACCTTCAGTATCTTCTCTATCAATAATATCgacttttctaataaaaagtCTCTCTTTCAGTCGGAGTTCACCTTGATGAGCCGAATGTCCACCTACTCCGACCGCAACAATACCTGCCGCAACAGTAACACTGACTCTTTTACTACCAGTTGGTTTACACAATACTAATAAACCATCGAATAACAAGGCCTTTCTTTCCGTTAATCTTCGTCCATTACTAGCCACCTTTTTCAATGTATCCTCTGTAATGTATGAAcattatataatgatatataactACTAATGATTAAAAGAAATGGTTGAAGATATcgagagataaagaaatatttttttattacctcTAATAAACTCATTGCAACACTGCCCGATATCTCTTTGATCCCAACCGTCGACAGTCTTTTGTAGTTCACTAGTTTTC
The nucleotide sequence above comes from Temnothorax longispinosus isolate EJ_2023e chromosome 4, Tlon_JGU_v1, whole genome shotgun sequence. Encoded proteins:
- the Sos gene encoding protein son of sevenless isoform X1; protein product: MFSSPASAVGEPSGYDFQKEENAAKWKGVFVNSLRKVLEQVHPSLEARQDALDYVESLILRMLGMLCGHPPPQTPQDVEERVRRTFPTPIDRWALRDARDALEKGKKKSPLVLPVDKIHQLLQKEVLQHKIDSQVSLFVVGVLEYISADILKLAGNYVKNIRHVEISCEDIRVAMYADMVLMDMFHQDDCTEGPQSSLSAVVSQTYEESVRDLIHDERHYIRDLHMIIKVFREEIAKLAQDKSELETLFSNITDIYEVTMTLLGSLEDIMEITEEKQTLTVGSCFEELAEAAEFDVYIKYAKDINSPASREVLTNLLSRPEASTALRAAGHGFKEAVKYYLPKLLLQPIWHCFLYFDYIKVLQKRTPNTEDGETLEQVQGLLRPLQMELMQSVANLPKKDTGLRMQSRARRQAALEKTSELQKTVDGWDQRDIGQCCNEFIREDTLKKVASNGRRLTERKALLFDGLLVLCKPTGSKRVSVTVAAGIVAVGVGGHSAHQGELRLKERLFIRKVDIIDREDTEELKNAFEIAPRDHPNVILVAKSVEDKNNWMADLVMLNTKSMLERTLDSILLDEERKHPLRLPPSHLYKFTEQDGPENIVLEARENGGVPLIKGATLVKLVERLTYHIYADPAFVRTFLTTYRSFCSPQELLTLLIERFDIPDPSLVYGEEDKPSVCKIAREDWKRYRKEFCQPVQFRVLNVLRHWVDHHFYDFERDRNLLERLQLFLDTVSGKSMRKWVDSVIKIVQRKCEPSEQRPITFSFERSPPPIEWHLKVPEEEYGILQLHPIELARQLTLLEFDLYRTVKPSELVGSVWTKKDKEKTSPNLLKMIKHTTNFTRWLEKTIVEAENFDERLAIISRAIEVMMVLQDLNNFNGVLAVISAMGSASVFRLKFTFQQLPARLEKALEEARELNNDHFRKYQEKLRSINPPCVPFFGMYLTNILHIEEGNPDYLPASPELINFSKRRKVAEITGEIQQYQNQPYCLLVESRIRQFLENLCPFDPNMKDADISNYLYNKSLEIEPRGCRQPPRFPRKWPELNLKSPGIKARSGRLPAPLHVVASSVRLHDSSADTFPHELPETPPHGSQITVPHIVDLSVFAPVIFAPVPPPASPSPPSGSAISIPSSSSSPQSPGPLIPYLHQSNHFSFNINTINSMISAPTCLPLPGGSPSAIPTPSSPNIPPSQLPPPLPPKPRTKPRENSCSGSPQQAKQAPNAPILPPRDDISPPPLPPRPVTLPPRLPATLNSSSSALLTRRNSTLENTCCTIVHPRRHMSFNSPSPTKLPPTQPNGSVTPRLPPKPLPGRPPTTMFNFNSPPGPS